The Sceloporus undulatus isolate JIND9_A2432 ecotype Alabama unplaced genomic scaffold, SceUnd_v1.1 scaffold_18010, whole genome shotgun sequence DNA window TTTAAAAAGTCACACGTTAAACTCAAATATAGGTTCGATGGTCTCATATATAAAtagtaaaaattcaaaacagcaaTGCAGTCGGCTGGTTTTTCCCTCCACCTTCACCCACACAACCACAACGCAAAACCATTAAAAAGCATCAAATATTGGGAAGACATAAGTGTTACGTTTGTGCTTTCCGCAAACAATCAGTTTCTCCCTAACTTCACAAGCCAGAAGAGAACATCAAAAGCAATTCAGCCTTGCGTCCGCCCGCAATGGGGATTGGCACATGCAACTCCAGATCAGAAGTTATTCCAGGATAACGGCAACTAAGAggtcacacagagacacacatcaGAGTGGAAACAAAACAGTAAGATGCACACCTGACAGATAAAACCTCACTGCTCAACACTAAGTCACACATATGAAAACAGGTGGATGATCAAAAGTATATAGATCTGTAACTATGGATCCTGTGGATTTCTGCTGAAGAACAGCGCATATAAAATGCCCTTTCCTACAAGCAGGATACTCTGCAGACAGTGGTAGGCTATGACTTAGTCTTACTATGGATGCCTCCTAGAATAACTACAACAAATAGAAGAAAAGGATTTCGTACCCCATGCATCTGGCCCTACGGTACGTGGCTAATGGACACGGCTTTTTCTGTGTTAACAACTCTTCAAAGGATtgatttaaaaatccaattttctCTGCATCTAATAAACATGATCTTTGAACCTTGTAAAACTTGGACAAAAGCATTGACAaaacacccattttaaaaatacaggctGAATTACAAACCTGCAGGTTACTCGCAAAAGATGTAACCTGTGTTAAGGCACTAGAAGACCGGGGAAGGTAAAATGTGCCCTGcacctctctctctgcccatCTTATAAGCCTATGGTGCAGCCTGCCTGAGTAAAAGATGTCCCTGCCACTCCAAAAGTAACAGATGGCAGAGTCAGCTATGGCTTCGAAAGAGGCCCCCACCCAACTGAGCCTGTAAGAAGAGAGGATCAGAGGCTTAGGGGAAAGGGTTTGATCACAGGGGAGACCGAGGGCGGATGGGGGAGCTTGTCAAGGCACTGTCTCCAAAGACATTGGCGTAAGAAGACTTGAGGAAGTGGACGTAGTTTTGCATGCTGCGGTTGGTGCTCTCCGACTGTTCAAGACGATCCTTCAGGTCCTGGAGGCGGCTTTGGTATCTATGTTCTGCCTGTGGAAAGACACAAAGGATTCAAACACATCATTACCACACCAATGTCACCAGTACAACATTTTCCAATCAGAGTAGGAGCTTGCTAGGCATGCAAAGAATGACACAGTCAGAAGATAACGTACTCTAAGATATCTATGTCTCCAAGTGCTCAATAGATGGCTGTTTTACTTTGGAAACAGCTCAGTGTGTTTCAGCTTAAATATATTTCAATGGCCTTCTTTAGGGGCGGTATGAAATCTAACTGCCAAAATCTCTGATGCTGAGAATCTCATTCCATTTGCTGGACAAAGCAGCTTTTCTCAAAGGAGGAGTCCCTGTTTCTGCCCAGCACTCACGTCATCCTTGTTCCGTCGCAACTGATTCATTTCTGTCTTTGTCCTGCTCAGCTGGGTCTCCAAATCCAGTATCTTGGACTGTGCTGTTCGTTCCCTTGCTGCGG harbors:
- the LOC121918580 gene encoding outer dense fiber protein 2-like, giving the protein MLCVECFLTFQKLRSDYHCYQSPFQRGILAPLSPKIKLILSALLQLEQTRERAAARERTAQSKILDLETQLSRTKTEMNQLRRNKDDAEHRYQSRLQDLKDRLEQSESTNRSMQNYVHFLKSSYANVFGDSALTSSPIRPRSPL